The genomic segment CTCCAGGAACACCTTCAGCACCCCGCGGGTCTCCTCATAGATCAGCCCGGAGATTCGCTTCACTCCTCCGCGGCGAGCCAGGCGGCGGATAGCAGGCTTGGTGATGCCCTGGATGTTATCACGGAGCACTTTGCGATGACGCTTAGCGCTTCTGGT from the Polyodon spathula isolate WHYD16114869_AA unplaced genomic scaffold, ASM1765450v1 scaffolds_2081, whole genome shotgun sequence genome contains:
- the LOC121310403 gene encoding histone H4-like, yielding SAKRHRKVLRDNIQGITKPAIRRLARRGGVKRISGLIYEETRGVLKVFLENVIRDAVTYTEHAKRKTVTAMDVVYALKRQGRTLYGFGG